The nucleotide window AAGTCAGAGTATTTTTCAGCCAGTTCGGCCACGGTACGGGCGATCGCCTCGCAGCTCAGCTCTTGCGGAACGCCCGCAGCTCGAACTCCGGGTCCGGGCGCGGACGGTCCTGGTCGGGGAGGGCCTCGAGGCGGGCCGCGAAACCGTCGGCCAGCGGATGGCCGGGCGGGAGCGTGACGAACCAGCCGCGTCGCAGGTCGGTGAGGGCGCGGCGGGGGCTGCGGCCCTGGCCGCGCCCCCGGAAGCGGGTTCGGCCCGCCGGGGCGAGGCCGTGCTCGGCGGCGTACGCCTCGACGGTCGCCGCCGCGTCCAGGGGCGTCAGGCGTGGGCGCGGGGCGAGAACCGCGTCGATGTCGCTGCCGACATTGTGGGAGGCGGCCTTGTCGACGGTGGTGACGTAGACGCCGCCCGGGCGCAGCACCCGCGCGCACTCGCCGACGGCGGCCCGGACGTCCTCGGGTCCGGCGAGCAGATGCAGCAGCCAGACGCTGGTGACCGCGTCGAACTCGCCGTCCCGGAAGGGGAGTCGGCGGCTGTCGGCGAGCACGATCGCGCCCGGCAGCCGGGCGGCGGCCCGGCTCGCCATCCCGTGCGTCAGGTCGACGCCGGTCACCCGCGTCCCCTGTCGTGCGGCGGCAAACCGGCGGGTGACGATGCCGGTGCCGCAGGCCACGTCGAGGAGGCTGCGGGTGGCCTCGGGGACGAGTTCGAGCACGGCCTCGGCGGCGGCCTCGGCCCGGGGCTCGCCGCCGCGCAGGGCGTCGTACTCGACCGCCTCCTTGTCGTAGTCCAGCACCTAGCTCAGCTCGCCCCGTGGCCGGGCGCGAGCGCCTGAACCCTGCGGGCCAGCTCGAAGTCCTGCTCGGTGACCGCGCCGCCCGCGCTGTGGGTGTTCACGGTGAGCGAGACGGTGTTGTAGCCGAGGGTGAGGTCGGAGTGGTGGCCGAGTTCCTCCTGCACCTGGGCGATGTGCACCACCAGCGCGGTCGCCGCGAGGTGCGAGGCGAGCCGGTAGGAACGGGCGATCCGGTCCCCGTCGAGCGACCAGCCGGGCAGCTCCGCGAGCCGGTCCTGGATCTCCTTCGGCGACAAGGGTTCGACAGGCATGACGCACTCCTTCCGCGACGTCCCCTCGCTGACACCCGGTCCCTCCCAGCGTGCCACAGGGAGAGCCGCCGCGTTCGCTGGTCAGGGCCTGCGCCCCTGAAGAGGCGCGGGGCTGCGACATGTGCGGCTCCGCCGCGTGGGCGTGCGACAAGCCGCGCACAGACCGCAGACCGCCCGACAACCGCTCTCC belongs to Streptomyces graminofaciens and includes:
- a CDS encoding 4a-hydroxytetrahydrobiopterin dehydratase; protein product: MPVEPLSPKEIQDRLAELPGWSLDGDRIARSYRLASHLAATALVVHIAQVQEELGHHSDLTLGYNTVSLTVNTHSAGGAVTEQDFELARRVQALAPGHGAS
- a CDS encoding class I SAM-dependent methyltransferase; this translates as MLDYDKEAVEYDALRGGEPRAEAAAEAVLELVPEATRSLLDVACGTGIVTRRFAAARQGTRVTGVDLTHGMASRAAARLPGAIVLADSRRLPFRDGEFDAVTSVWLLHLLAGPEDVRAAVGECARVLRPGGVYVTTVDKAASHNVGSDIDAVLAPRPRLTPLDAAATVEAYAAEHGLAPAGRTRFRGRGQGRSPRRALTDLRRGWFVTLPPGHPLADGFAARLEALPDQDRPRPDPEFELRAFRKS